From one Nocardioides sp. Kera G14 genomic stretch:
- a CDS encoding gluconeogenesis factor YvcK family protein: MTGPIDVLDIDDRAQAVVAFGGGHGLHATLSALRLLVDDVTVDSLTAVVTVADNGGSSGRLRREFDVLPPGDLRMALAALCGSDEWGETWARVMQHRFAGEGEMNGHNLGNLLIVGLWELLGDHVAALDWVGRLLGAKGRVLPMALTPMDITAEVRGLEPSDPDRLTSVRGQVEVATTDGVIDSIALDPSDPPTSAETVAAIHDADWVVLGPGSWFTSVIPHLLVPALHDALVSTSARVVVVLNLEEQAGETPGFGPADHLAVLLQHAPQLNVDTVLADTTSVGDALPELTEAVEAAGATLILTDVSVGDGTPRHDPVKLASAFRGLLTPMGGSAPWR; this comes from the coding sequence ATGACCGGGCCGATCGACGTCCTGGACATCGACGACCGCGCCCAGGCGGTCGTCGCCTTCGGCGGCGGCCACGGCCTGCACGCGACCCTCTCGGCGCTGCGGCTCCTGGTCGACGACGTGACGGTCGACTCGCTCACCGCCGTCGTCACCGTCGCGGACAACGGCGGCTCCTCGGGTCGGCTGCGCCGCGAGTTCGACGTGCTGCCGCCGGGCGACCTCCGGATGGCGCTGGCGGCCCTCTGCGGCTCCGACGAGTGGGGCGAGACCTGGGCGCGCGTGATGCAGCACCGCTTCGCGGGCGAGGGCGAGATGAACGGCCACAACCTCGGCAACCTGCTGATCGTCGGGCTGTGGGAGCTCCTCGGAGACCACGTCGCCGCGTTGGACTGGGTCGGCCGACTGTTGGGCGCGAAGGGCCGGGTGCTGCCGATGGCGCTCACCCCGATGGACATCACCGCTGAGGTCCGCGGTCTCGAGCCGTCCGATCCCGATCGACTGACCTCGGTCCGTGGGCAGGTCGAGGTCGCGACCACCGACGGGGTGATCGACTCGATCGCGCTCGACCCGAGCGACCCTCCGACCTCGGCGGAGACGGTCGCCGCGATCCACGACGCCGACTGGGTGGTGCTCGGGCCCGGCTCGTGGTTCACCTCCGTCATCCCGCATCTCCTCGTGCCTGCCCTCCATGACGCCCTCGTGTCGACGTCGGCCCGGGTCGTCGTCGTACTCAACCTGGAGGAGCAGGCGGGGGAGACGCCCGGCTTCGGGCCGGCCGACCACCTCGCGGTGCTGCTCCAGCACGCGCCACAGCTCAACGTGGACACCGTCCTGGCCGACACCACGTCGGTCGGCGACGCCCTGCCGGAGCTGACCGAAGCGGTCGAGGCCGCCGGCGCCACACTGATCCTCACCGATGTCTCGGTCGGGGACGGAACGCCCCGTCATGACCCGGTCAAACTGGCCTCAGCTTTTCGAGGGTTGTTGACTCCCATGGGAGGATCTGCGCCATGGCGATGA
- the whiA gene encoding DNA-binding protein WhiA, which yields MAMTAQVKAELAATPVTKTCCRKAEVASILRFAGGLHIVNGRIVVEAEVDTGAAARRLKANIADVFGHQAEVTVVQANGLRKGSRYIVRVTRDGEAFARQTGLLDQRNRPVRGLPPAVVSGGVCDSEAAWRGAFLAHGSLTEPGRSSSLEVTCPGSEAALALVGVARRLGIQAKAREVRGVDRVVIRDGDAIGELLTRLGAHESLMAWEERRMRREVRATANRLANFDDANLRRSARAAVAAGARVERALEILGEEIPDHLRQAGSLRLEHKQASLEELGQLHDPALTKDAIAGRIRRLLAMADKRAEDLGIPDTEASLTPDMLADD from the coding sequence ATGGCGATGACGGCACAGGTGAAGGCGGAACTTGCCGCCACCCCGGTCACCAAGACCTGTTGCCGCAAGGCCGAAGTCGCCTCGATCCTGCGTTTCGCAGGCGGTCTGCACATCGTCAACGGACGCATCGTCGTGGAGGCCGAGGTCGACACCGGCGCGGCGGCGCGACGCCTCAAGGCCAACATCGCCGACGTCTTCGGCCACCAGGCCGAGGTGACCGTCGTCCAGGCCAACGGCCTGCGCAAGGGCAGCCGCTACATCGTGCGTGTGACGCGCGACGGCGAGGCCTTCGCCCGCCAGACCGGCCTGCTCGACCAGCGCAACCGTCCCGTCCGTGGACTGCCCCCTGCCGTCGTCTCCGGAGGCGTCTGCGACTCCGAGGCCGCATGGCGTGGAGCCTTCCTCGCCCACGGGTCGCTGACCGAGCCCGGCCGATCCTCCTCGCTCGAGGTGACCTGCCCCGGCTCCGAGGCCGCGCTCGCCCTGGTCGGCGTCGCCCGCAGACTCGGTATCCAGGCCAAGGCGCGCGAGGTCCGCGGCGTCGACCGGGTCGTCATCCGCGACGGTGACGCCATCGGCGAGCTGCTCACCCGGCTGGGGGCCCACGAGTCCCTGATGGCCTGGGAGGAGCGGCGGATGCGCCGCGAGGTCCGCGCGACCGCCAACCGGCTGGCCAACTTCGACGACGCCAACCTGCGCCGCTCGGCCCGTGCCGCGGTCGCCGCCGGTGCCCGCGTCGAGCGGGCCCTGGAGATCCTCGGCGAGGAGATCCCCGACCACCTCCGCCAGGCCGGCTCGCTGCGCCTGGAGCACAAGCAGGCCTCCCTCGAGGAGCTCGGCCAGCTGCACGACCCCGCGCTGACCAAGGACGCGATCGCCGGGCGCATCCGGCGCCTGCTCGCGATGGCCGACAAGCGGGCCGAGGACCTCGGCATCCCCGACACCGAGGCCTCCCTCACCCCCGACATGCTCGCCGACGACTAG
- the gap gene encoding type I glyceraldehyde-3-phosphate dehydrogenase, producing the protein MTVRVGINGFGRIGRNFFRAVRQSGLDIEIVAVNDLSDNAVLAHLLKYDTILGALDADVTATGDEIKVGDQVITAFAERDPAKLPWGDAGVDVVVESTGFFTDATKARAHVDNGGAKKVIISAPASNEDATIVMGVNEGIYDPSSHTVISNASCTTNCLAPLAKALHEGIGINKGLMTTVHAYTADQNLQDNIHKDLRRARAAALNIVPTSTGAAKAIGLVLPELKGKLDGYALRVPTPTGSLTDLSFEASRETSVDEINEIVKKAADGKYLVYSTDPIVSSDIVTNPASSIFDAPLTKVIGNQVKVASWYDNEWGYSNRLADLIDYIGKTL; encoded by the coding sequence ATGACCGTTCGCGTAGGAATCAACGGATTCGGCCGTATCGGCCGCAACTTCTTCCGGGCCGTTCGCCAGTCCGGCCTCGACATCGAGATCGTTGCCGTCAACGACCTCTCCGACAACGCGGTGCTGGCCCACCTGCTCAAGTACGACACGATCCTCGGCGCCCTCGATGCCGACGTCACGGCCACGGGTGACGAGATCAAGGTCGGCGACCAGGTGATCACGGCGTTCGCCGAGCGCGATCCCGCCAAGCTGCCGTGGGGCGACGCCGGCGTCGACGTCGTCGTCGAGTCCACCGGCTTCTTCACCGACGCGACGAAGGCCCGGGCGCACGTCGACAACGGCGGAGCGAAGAAGGTCATCATCTCCGCGCCGGCCTCCAACGAGGACGCCACCATCGTGATGGGCGTCAACGAGGGCATCTACGACCCGTCGTCGCACACCGTCATCTCCAACGCGTCCTGCACGACCAACTGCCTCGCCCCGCTCGCGAAGGCGCTGCACGAGGGCATCGGCATCAACAAGGGCCTGATGACGACGGTCCACGCCTACACCGCCGACCAGAACCTCCAGGACAACATCCACAAGGACCTGCGCCGCGCCCGCGCCGCCGCGCTCAACATCGTCCCCACGTCCACCGGTGCGGCCAAGGCGATCGGTCTCGTCCTGCCTGAGCTCAAGGGCAAGCTCGACGGCTACGCGCTCCGCGTGCCGACGCCGACCGGCTCGCTGACAGACCTCTCCTTCGAGGCCTCCCGCGAGACGTCGGTCGACGAGATCAACGAGATCGTCAAGAAGGCCGCCGACGGCAAGTACCTCGTCTACTCGACCGACCCGATCGTCTCCTCCGACATCGTCACCAACCCGGCCTCGTCGATCTTCGACGCCCCGCTGACGAAGGTGATCGGCAACCAGGTCAAGGTCGCGTCGTGGTACGACAACGAGTGGGGCTACTCCAACCGCCTCGCGGACCTGATCGACTACATCGGAAAGACTCTCTGA
- a CDS encoding phosphoglycerate kinase, with translation MGDYSGLGEVAGKRVLVRSDLNVPLKEGVIGDDGRIRASVPTIKALADAGARVVVMAHLGRPDGAPDPSYSLAPVAARLGELLGSPVAFASDTVGSSAQETVAGLSDGQVALLENVRFNAGETSKDDAVRGAFADELASLGDAFVSDGFGVVHRKQASVYDIALRLPHAMGGLVAAEIDVLRRLTDTPERPYAVVLGGSKVSDKLGVIDNLLEKADTLLIGGGMLFTFLKAQGHEVGKSLLEEDQIPTVLEYLERAKASGVEIVLPTDIVVADSFGDEASARVVAADAIPAESLGLDIGPESGKAFAAAIAGAKTVFWNGPMGVFEQPAFAEGTRAVAEALTKVDGLSVVGGGDSAAAVRALGFSDDQFGHISTGGGASLEYLEGKELPGITALES, from the coding sequence GTGGGTGACTACAGCGGCCTCGGCGAGGTCGCCGGCAAGCGTGTCCTGGTCCGGTCGGACCTCAACGTCCCTCTGAAGGAGGGAGTCATCGGCGACGACGGGCGTATCCGCGCCTCCGTCCCGACGATCAAGGCTCTCGCGGACGCCGGAGCCCGGGTCGTCGTCATGGCGCACCTCGGCCGTCCCGACGGCGCGCCGGACCCGTCGTACTCCCTGGCGCCGGTGGCGGCGCGTCTGGGCGAGCTGCTCGGCTCGCCGGTCGCCTTCGCGTCCGACACGGTCGGTTCGTCAGCCCAGGAGACGGTCGCCGGCCTGTCCGACGGCCAGGTGGCGTTGCTCGAGAACGTGCGCTTCAACGCGGGCGAGACGTCGAAGGACGACGCCGTGCGCGGCGCCTTCGCCGACGAGCTTGCCTCGCTCGGTGACGCGTTCGTGTCCGACGGCTTCGGTGTCGTCCACCGCAAGCAGGCCTCGGTCTATGACATCGCGCTGCGCCTGCCGCACGCCATGGGCGGGCTGGTCGCTGCGGAGATCGACGTGCTCCGTCGCCTCACCGACACCCCCGAGCGGCCGTACGCCGTCGTGCTGGGCGGTTCGAAGGTGTCGGACAAGCTGGGCGTGATCGACAACCTCCTGGAGAAGGCCGACACCCTGCTCATCGGCGGTGGGATGCTCTTCACCTTCCTCAAGGCGCAGGGCCACGAGGTCGGCAAGAGCCTCCTCGAGGAGGACCAGATCCCGACCGTGCTCGAGTACCTCGAGCGGGCCAAGGCCTCGGGTGTCGAGATCGTGCTGCCGACCGACATCGTCGTCGCCGACTCCTTCGGTGACGAGGCGTCGGCGCGTGTGGTGGCGGCTGACGCCATCCCGGCCGAGTCGCTCGGCCTGGACATCGGCCCGGAGTCCGGCAAGGCCTTCGCCGCCGCGATCGCCGGCGCCAAGACGGTCTTCTGGAACGGCCCGATGGGTGTCTTCGAGCAGCCCGCCTTCGCCGAGGGCACACGCGCGGTCGCGGAGGCCCTGACGAAGGTCGACGGACTGTCGGTCGTCGGCGGCGGCGACTCCGCAGCCGCCGTACGCGCGCTCGGCTTCAGCGACGACCAGTTCGGTCACATCTCCACCGGCGGTGGTGCCTCCCTCGAGTACCTCGAGGGCAAGGAACTCCCCGGCATCACGGCGCTGGAGAGCTGA
- the tpiA gene encoding triose-phosphate isomerase, translating into MGTTRTPLMAGNWKMNLNHAEAVVLVQKLAWTLADKKHDYSQAEVVVVPPFTDLRSVQTLVDGDRLAIRYGAQDVSVHESGAYTGEISAGMLAKLNCSYVVVGHSERREYHAETDELVNAKAKAALAAGMTPIVCVGESLDVRQGGEQVPHCTAQTQGALAGLTAEQVAGLVIAYEPVWAIGTGEVATPEDAQEVAKAIRDQVRESFGDSAADGVRVLYGGSVKANNVASIMAQPDVDGALVGGASLQADEFAAICRYYAMPVI; encoded by the coding sequence ATGGGAACCACGCGCACCCCGCTGATGGCGGGGAACTGGAAGATGAACCTCAACCACGCCGAGGCCGTGGTGCTGGTCCAGAAGCTCGCCTGGACGCTCGCGGACAAGAAGCACGACTACAGCCAGGCCGAGGTGGTCGTGGTACCGCCGTTCACGGACCTGCGCTCGGTGCAGACACTCGTCGACGGCGACCGGCTCGCGATCAGGTACGGCGCCCAGGACGTCTCGGTGCACGAGTCCGGCGCCTACACCGGTGAGATCTCCGCCGGCATGCTGGCGAAGCTCAACTGCTCGTACGTCGTCGTCGGCCACTCCGAGCGGCGCGAGTACCACGCCGAGACCGACGAGCTCGTCAACGCCAAGGCAAAGGCCGCGCTGGCGGCCGGGATGACGCCCATCGTCTGTGTCGGGGAGTCCCTCGACGTGCGCCAGGGTGGTGAGCAGGTGCCACACTGCACCGCCCAGACCCAGGGCGCGCTCGCCGGCCTGACCGCGGAGCAGGTCGCCGGCCTCGTCATCGCCTACGAGCCCGTGTGGGCGATCGGCACCGGCGAGGTGGCCACGCCTGAGGACGCCCAGGAGGTCGCGAAGGCGATCCGCGACCAGGTGCGCGAGTCGTTCGGCGACTCGGCGGCCGACGGTGTCCGGGTCCTCTACGGCGGTTCGGTCAAGGCCAACAACGTGGCCTCGATCATGGCGCAGCCCGACGTCGACGGTGCGCTCGTCGGCGGAGCGAGCCTGCAGGCGGACGAGTTCGCGGCGATCTGCCGTTACTACGCCATGCCTGTCATCTGA
- the secG gene encoding preprotein translocase subunit SecG, whose product MLETLFTIVLVLSSVLMILLVLLHKGRGGGMSDMFGGGVSSGLGGSSVAERNLDRLTIGIGAIWFACVIALGLLKAY is encoded by the coding sequence GTGCTCGAAACCCTCTTCACCATCGTCCTCGTCCTCAGCAGTGTGCTGATGATCCTGTTGGTCCTGCTCCACAAGGGCCGTGGCGGCGGCATGTCCGACATGTTCGGCGGCGGCGTGTCCAGTGGCCTGGGCGGTTCCTCGGTGGCCGAGCGCAACCTCGACCGTCTCACCATCGGCATTGGCGCGATCTGGTTCGCCTGCGTCATCGCCCTCGGCCTCCTGAAGGCCTACTGA
- a CDS encoding RNA polymerase-binding protein RbpA, translated as MAGGGSAIRGSRVGAGPMGEAERGDAAPRKAVTYFCTNEHRSVVTFAVEATTPESWDCPKCGLPAGLDIENAPPAPKIEPYKTHLAYVKERRSDAEAADILDEAVQLLRSRRKSGDIVF; from the coding sequence ATGGCCGGCGGCGGTAGCGCGATCCGGGGTAGCCGGGTCGGCGCAGGTCCGATGGGCGAGGCGGAGCGCGGCGACGCGGCTCCTCGCAAGGCGGTCACCTACTTCTGCACCAACGAGCACCGCTCGGTCGTGACCTTCGCGGTCGAGGCCACGACGCCCGAGTCGTGGGACTGCCCCAAGTGCGGTCTCCCGGCCGGTCTCGACATCGAGAACGCGCCGCCGGCTCCGAAGATCGAGCCGTACAAGACGCACCTCGCGTACGTGAAGGAGCGTCGCTCGGACGCTGAGGCCGCGGACATCCTCGACGAGGCCGTCCAGCTCCTCCGCAGCCGCCGCAAGTCCGGAGACATCGTCTTCTGA
- a CDS encoding class F sortase: MTRLRLLALLAVVALAAICLDPVRAATLGHGRAPSKGFSGYVSRDGAELGVGRLPNGVRGICLDTGTSWTWPDKVPASHLVNDPVVGYLTSTYLPRAAKDPVLAAALWWAVGERLNSHPLKVSGHVALMRNETPKLAHRIVAAHATLVNAALRWAPTVAGYAAMKLALTRGDVSGIGVRSATGHWVPGLPVVVTVQGAQFANGGTTWRGTTDESPLRLPLSPDGAEPVSVAVHVSRLPAARFRLYDPMRDHRQRVAASAGPGTMAASAELAFVPAQPRLATTINTRQATEGATLVDRVAVSGLSDVPGSGPVTGEWQLVGPTRPDRNATCRGAAWAGAPLAGHGTFTVTRSGTVAVGATRIQRGGCYTYRERLIPTAYNLGVPWTPLGIVAETAVVGPAQPRVPGHPLVNSGGESDGTPETSDRRTPARIRLGAVGLNTTLSGVTFHGSTITPPHAISTGGIWREGAPVDALVGTTVVVGHVSDNHDRPGAFKRLQKAKRGQVIELTSPAGVRTAWRITNIKAVDRARLPRSIFGQGVQRRLVLVTCTDKVTYANGGFHYRKNLIVTAEPA; this comes from the coding sequence ATGACCCGCCTGCGCCTCCTCGCCCTGCTCGCCGTCGTCGCTCTCGCCGCGATCTGTCTCGACCCTGTCCGTGCTGCCACCCTCGGCCACGGTCGCGCGCCGTCGAAGGGCTTCTCGGGCTACGTCTCCCGTGACGGCGCCGAGCTCGGCGTCGGCCGCCTGCCCAACGGCGTCCGAGGGATCTGCCTCGACACCGGCACCTCGTGGACGTGGCCCGACAAGGTGCCCGCGTCCCATCTCGTCAACGACCCCGTCGTCGGTTACCTGACCTCGACCTACCTTCCTCGCGCAGCCAAGGACCCTGTGCTGGCAGCGGCACTCTGGTGGGCCGTCGGCGAGAGGCTCAACAGCCACCCGCTCAAGGTCAGTGGTCATGTGGCGCTCATGCGGAACGAGACGCCGAAGCTCGCCCACCGCATCGTGGCGGCGCACGCCACGCTGGTGAACGCGGCACTCAGATGGGCGCCTACGGTCGCAGGGTATGCCGCCATGAAGCTGGCGCTCACGCGCGGCGATGTCTCCGGGATCGGCGTACGCTCTGCCACCGGCCACTGGGTGCCCGGCCTGCCCGTCGTCGTCACCGTGCAGGGCGCCCAGTTCGCCAACGGCGGCACGACGTGGCGTGGCACGACGGATGAGTCACCGCTGCGGCTCCCACTGAGCCCTGACGGTGCCGAACCCGTGAGCGTCGCCGTTCACGTCAGCCGGCTGCCGGCGGCCCGGTTCCGACTTTACGACCCCATGAGGGACCACCGCCAGCGCGTCGCCGCCTCGGCCGGACCGGGGACGATGGCAGCTTCTGCTGAGCTCGCCTTCGTACCGGCACAGCCTCGCCTCGCCACGACCATCAACACCCGGCAGGCCACCGAAGGCGCCACCCTCGTCGACCGCGTCGCCGTCTCCGGCCTCTCCGACGTCCCGGGCTCCGGCCCGGTGACCGGGGAATGGCAGCTCGTGGGTCCGACTCGCCCCGATCGCAACGCGACCTGTCGCGGAGCCGCCTGGGCAGGCGCTCCCTTGGCCGGTCACGGCACCTTCACCGTGACCCGGAGCGGCACCGTAGCGGTCGGCGCGACGCGCATCCAACGCGGCGGCTGCTACACCTACCGCGAACGCCTGATCCCGACGGCGTACAACCTCGGCGTGCCATGGACACCGCTCGGCATCGTCGCTGAGACCGCGGTCGTCGGCCCCGCCCAGCCGCGCGTGCCCGGGCATCCCCTCGTGAACTCCGGTGGCGAGTCCGACGGCACCCCGGAGACCTCAGACCGCCGTACGCCGGCCCGTATCCGCCTCGGCGCCGTCGGACTCAACACGACGCTCTCCGGCGTCACGTTCCACGGCAGCACGATCACTCCGCCCCACGCCATCAGCACCGGAGGCATCTGGCGTGAGGGCGCTCCGGTCGACGCCCTTGTCGGCACCACCGTCGTGGTCGGCCACGTCTCGGACAACCACGACCGCCCCGGCGCCTTCAAGCGCCTGCAGAAGGCGAAGCGCGGTCAGGTCATCGAACTCACGTCGCCCGCCGGCGTCCGCACGGCGTGGAGGATCACCAACATCAAGGCGGTGGACCGGGCCCGGCTACCGCGCTCGATCTTCGGCCAGGGCGTGCAGCGCCGGCTCGTCCTGGTCACGTGCACCGACAAAGTCACATACGCCAACGGCGGGTTCCATTACCGCAAGAACCTCATCGTCACCGCCGAGCCGGCGTGA
- the pgl gene encoding 6-phosphogluconolactonase — MTTQSDARVEVHEDAAELSAAIAGELLSRIADLQAAGDVPQICLTGGTIAEAIHRDVARLADDSGVDWGAVDFWFGDERYVDPDSPDRNVGQAKAAFLDELGVPAHRIHEMASTSAAGSVDEGAEAYAAEVPERFDVMMLGVGPDGHIASLFPGFAQLDVEDTLAVGVTGSPKPPPHRISLTYPALRRGASVWFLVSGEGKAGAVASALGGADLHETPAAGVTGRDETIWFLDRAAASQL, encoded by the coding sequence ATGACGACCCAGTCCGACGCGCGGGTCGAGGTCCACGAGGACGCGGCCGAGCTCTCGGCGGCCATCGCCGGTGAGCTGCTCAGCCGGATCGCCGACCTCCAGGCCGCCGGCGACGTTCCACAGATCTGCCTGACCGGTGGCACCATCGCCGAGGCGATCCACCGTGACGTCGCGCGCCTCGCCGACGACTCCGGCGTGGACTGGGGCGCCGTCGACTTCTGGTTCGGCGACGAGCGGTACGTCGATCCCGACTCCCCCGACCGCAACGTGGGTCAGGCCAAGGCTGCGTTCCTCGACGAACTCGGTGTCCCGGCCCACCGGATCCACGAGATGGCCTCGACGTCGGCAGCCGGCTCGGTCGACGAGGGAGCCGAGGCCTACGCCGCCGAGGTTCCCGAGCGCTTCGACGTGATGATGCTCGGCGTCGGTCCCGACGGTCACATCGCCTCGCTCTTCCCGGGCTTCGCCCAGCTCGACGTCGAGGACACGCTCGCGGTTGGCGTCACCGGCTCGCCCAAGCCGCCTCCCCACCGGATCTCGCTCACCTACCCCGCGCTGCGACGCGGCGCGTCGGTGTGGTTCCTGGTCTCCGGCGAGGGCAAGGCCGGCGCGGTGGCGAGCGCCCTCGGCGGCGCGGACCTCCACGAGACACCCGCGGCCGGCGTGACCGGACGTGACGAGACGATCTGGTTCCTCGACCGGGCGGCCGCCTCACAACTCTGA
- the pgi gene encoding glucose-6-phosphate isomerase, translating to MADAAKTPIDATSTAAWKQLSSLAETFQPDLRGWFAADSTRTERLTFDAADLHVDLSKGLVTDEVLNALLDLADETGVAARRDAMFAGEHINVTEDRAVLHTALRQPKGASVSVDGKDVVPDVHEVLDRVYAFADKVRSGEWTGVTGKRIHTVVNIGIGGSDLGPVMAYEALAPYRALPDGSGELECRFISNIDPTDAALKLQGLDPETTLFIVSSKTFGTLETLTNARLCKAWLLDQLGEGVDEKAAIEKHFVAVSTALDKVAAFGIDPANAFGFWDWVGGRYSVDSAIGTSLAVAIGPEAFADFLAGFHALDEHFRTADLADNVPVLMGLLNVWYSNFLGSETHAVLPYAQLLHRFPAYLQQLTMESNGKGVRWDGSPVTTSTGEVFWGEPGTNGQHAFYQLIHQGTRLIPADFIAFANPPYALKDGDVDVHELFLANFFAQTRALAFGKTADEVRVEGTAEAIVPARVFTGNRPTTSIMAPALTPSVLGQLIALYEHLTFVQGVIWGIDSFDQWGVELGKQLALQVAPAVGGDEEAAATQDSSTQALIRYYREKRA from the coding sequence ATGGCCGACGCCGCGAAGACACCGATCGACGCCACCTCCACCGCCGCCTGGAAGCAGCTGAGCTCGCTCGCCGAGACGTTCCAGCCGGACCTGCGCGGCTGGTTCGCCGCCGACTCCACGCGTACGGAGCGGCTGACCTTCGATGCGGCCGACCTCCACGTCGACCTCTCCAAGGGTCTCGTCACCGACGAGGTGCTCAACGCACTGCTCGATCTCGCCGACGAGACCGGTGTGGCGGCCCGGCGCGACGCGATGTTCGCCGGTGAGCACATCAACGTCACCGAGGACCGGGCCGTGCTCCACACGGCGTTGCGCCAGCCGAAGGGCGCGTCCGTGTCGGTCGACGGCAAGGACGTCGTACCGGACGTGCACGAGGTCCTGGACCGGGTCTACGCCTTCGCCGACAAGGTCCGCTCGGGTGAGTGGACCGGCGTCACGGGCAAGCGGATCCACACGGTGGTCAACATCGGGATCGGCGGCTCCGACCTCGGCCCCGTGATGGCGTACGAGGCGCTCGCGCCCTACCGTGCTCTGCCGGACGGCAGCGGCGAGCTCGAGTGCCGGTTCATCTCCAACATCGACCCCACCGACGCGGCGCTCAAGCTCCAAGGGCTCGACCCCGAGACGACGCTCTTCATCGTCTCGTCCAAGACCTTCGGCACGCTCGAGACCCTCACGAACGCCCGACTCTGCAAGGCGTGGCTCCTCGATCAGCTGGGTGAGGGTGTGGACGAGAAGGCCGCGATCGAGAAGCACTTCGTCGCCGTCTCGACCGCGCTCGACAAGGTGGCTGCGTTCGGGATCGACCCGGCCAACGCCTTCGGCTTCTGGGACTGGGTCGGCGGTCGCTACTCGGTGGACTCGGCCATCGGCACCTCGCTCGCTGTGGCCATCGGCCCCGAGGCGTTCGCGGACTTCCTCGCCGGCTTCCATGCCCTCGACGAGCACTTCCGCACCGCGGACCTCGCCGACAACGTGCCGGTCCTGATGGGCCTGCTCAACGTCTGGTACTCCAACTTCCTGGGCAGTGAGACGCATGCGGTCCTGCCGTACGCGCAGCTGTTGCACCGGTTCCCGGCGTACCTCCAGCAGCTGACCATGGAGTCCAACGGCAAGGGCGTCCGCTGGGACGGTTCCCCCGTCACGACCTCCACGGGCGAGGTGTTCTGGGGCGAGCCCGGCACCAACGGACAGCACGCGTTCTACCAGCTGATCCACCAGGGCACGCGGCTGATTCCTGCCGACTTCATCGCCTTCGCCAACCCGCCGTACGCGCTCAAGGACGGCGACGTGGACGTGCACGAGCTCTTTCTCGCGAACTTCTTCGCCCAGACGCGCGCACTGGCGTTCGGCAAGACCGCGGACGAGGTGCGGGTCGAGGGCACGGCCGAGGCGATCGTGCCGGCCCGTGTCTTCACCGGCAACCGACCGACCACGTCGATCATGGCGCCGGCACTGACGCCGTCGGTCCTCGGCCAGCTGATCGCCCTGTATGAGCACCTGACCTTCGTGCAGGGCGTCATCTGGGGCATCGACAGCTTCGACCAGTGGGGCGTCGAGCTCGGCAAGCAGTTGGCCCTCCAGGTCGCCCCCGCCGTCGGCGGTGACGAGGAGGCGGCCGCCACGCAGGACAGCTCGACGCAGGCCCTCATCCGCTACTACCGGGAGAAGCGCGCATGA